The genomic DNA CACATTACCATGATTCTGGGAACGCCATAGAAGTTCACCAAAATGTGCGTGCATCTGACCAACCAATAATGGTCCAGGAAACCCACAACACCGTATCAAATATACCACAACAAAACCAAGTTGCCTACCAACAACGACAACCAGTTCAAACTGTTGTAAGCAACAGTTACAATCAACCacaacaaaatattcaacaacaaGCAGCACCACTACAAATCGTCCAACAACCAACAATGATTCAGGCACAACCCAATCTACAGCAAAACATGCCACAACAATTTTTGACAACCAATCAACAACCTGCAACAAATTTTCAACAACAACAGAATGTACCACAACTCCAACAACAACCAACGATGATGGCAGTTCAACTCCCACAGATCACAAATCAATATCTACCATCCGTACAACCTCAACCTGTTATTGGAAATGTTACAacccaacaacaacaacagGATTATAGCTCAGGATTCGTAGCCAATAACCCTGTTTTACAACCACAAGGAGGCATTCAAAATGGTGTCCAGAACACCgagtttcaataaaatattgattgttGGAAATCTCGCAATGCGCGCGTAACTGACATATTTTGAGAAAATCATAAATGTATATTCATTGAAGACGTAACCACACGTATAAAACGtttattaattcattttatttttacaacaacGAGTTATGAAACTCAATGTATATAACgtgtattttaaaaatctgttttgtgtttgtgtgtgtgtagCTATGCACATAATTTCAACATGTTCTTTGTTATAAGTTGGAACAAAGATTCATTCATTGATTGACATGTGTCTATTTATCTGTTTGGTTTCTTagatgttgaattattttttctgtcatttgattgctatttttataatgttaatcataactttatattgaaatttgctAAATGTCTTTGAGcttttcattttgccatttgactacggactctccgttttgaatgttcctcgaagttcggtatttttacttttgatatgTGTATGAACAGTCAACCGATTTTTAAAAGAAGGGAAAGAGTTCCTGGAGAGAACCTTATGTAGGCGAACTGGTTGTTCTAGTCAGTCAAACGTAGGTGTTGATATGCAAGCGAAACAACAGATGAACCAATTAGTGAACTATGCCACGAAGACTTCATCGATTCAAGTCGATTCAATCTAGCCGAAACTCTTATCAACAGTAGTAAGTTTCAATCAAATTGAAGTCTGAGTGCCGAAAAAGAAACACCGGCCTTCCGCAGGGAAATTGACAGGGGGTAATCCTATCgtacaatgaaaatttaaaataaatgtatctgttattacataaatatattaacTGTTTACCAAgcattgttttcatttgaaatacGAACAACGCAATTACTCATAGGGCTTTATATGCTGAAGCGGTTTTGTTTGTACTATTGTATTACTTTAGGCAACAATAGTTTATGGATGGTCAGGATTATAACACtatttagaatttttcgaagacaaaccaaagtaataaatataaattatgaacttaaaaaaaaaacatagccgtTTTCATGTGCGATAACTTGAatcaattcattatttttttgtgcatatGCAACACTGCCTCAAAATGAGCTCCGCATACATTGAAATTTGGAACAGTATGGCCAGCATAAGCTAACCACAGAAGGTAAACAAAattagtaaatttataaatgacaagtaaataaactcatcttaTATACCATActtaaaattttatacgtcagtTGCGTGCCTTTGAAAGACTCAAAGGtgactaaaaattaaaataccaaataaattacgaagtccAAGGATTTATATAATCTGAACATGCCACATCTGTATAAGACACGGGGGTGGTATAAGATGATTATTAATCATGTTGATAGAAACATTTTTCTGCAATATGACACATATttggaatttttatatttatagagtCTGTAGGATGCATTTGTGTCAGTTATTTTTAGAGGCAGGTTTTACCGGCCTTTTTTTTGGGACGGAGTCCGTGAAGTATGTAGGCCAATCTTTTTGAGGTATTTTAATGTCAATAACGCATGTAAAATGTTACTTAAAAGAAAGAGTCATCTAAATAAAGAGTTTACCATAGGGATTCAATAAACATATTACGCAGTTTGactgtttttaattcaaaaaacaaataaaattcacACGTACGCGACATAAACGAATCCACGATAGACTGCGATGTGCGAGCCATCTATATGAACTATGGTATTATCGCCCTGATATTCTGTCCGTTACGTTATATGGAAGGAGGTACAGAACGAATACGCGGCTTTCGCACTGAGGACAATGTAAAACGCTGAATTTTAAGTAAAGCTAGCGCTTTTACCTACAGAACgctgaaatttaaatatttgaaagtcaagtATGTATAAGAACTGAAACAATTGGGAGGTGTGTGGTCAAAAGGAAagttaaatatatcaaaatccACCTAAGGGCTACTTTGCCCGAGGGAGTTTAAacctaagatttttttttgtaatttgtatatttacgaactattttaaatgattaattgttggttgctaatagcaaatatgtcatgcatgttcaggacgataacaaattaacaataaatcaaATACGTATGTTCTGTAAAAGTCCGTTCAGGATGAAAATCGGCAAATTTAACTGCCACTGGCAAATGAGGGTATTTTGAATAGGGACAGAAATGTTGCCTTGCATATAAACAACGAGTTACTGCAGGGTTCTTAACGCGAAGAGAGCTTGGCACTCTTTCTACACGCCTCATTCTGACTAGACTTCGCTGCGTACTTGTACTTTGATCAAAGTTGATTGTCGTGCGATAACTCAAAAATACGGAACTATCACAAAAAAGTCCCGTTTCCTTAttcgatatttaaaaaaagacgtGGATTTAGGACCCCTAATGGAGCTACATATTTGATAAATGCATATACGTTTTACAAGCATCAGTCCAAACGTTGTCTAAGGAAGCATCCATTTAACTTCAaggggttgggggggggggggggggaggggggaggGGATGGATGTTGTTTTGTCAGAATTTTTTCTTCTCAaagaattttcttttctttttccatGCTATCAATCGGTCAgttttgttgtgaaaatatggcaggtaattaaactTCGTGTTTTgtagccgaagtttaacgattgtcacctgtttgtcaacaattgacgaaaaataaacaaaaaagcatggaaattgagcacatgtttaacatgtaaattcagataatagtttattctaaggacatccatgcgtattgtggtcaccggatttttacgagatgggtcacactgaggtcaccttgcatacgcaaaatatgtcgggggaattgcttgctggaaggaagcaattcaaataaagtaaacttcttctaaatatgaataaattaaagaattttcttgaaaaaaagtacatgtacataagttttataatgaaaactatccattgagttataaaaaacatatgcattatttttttttgatttgaggtttcttaggACTTTAAATTAGCAtggaaattgttgtttttttgtcagaattttttcttctcaaagaattttcttttctttttccatgctatcaattaaattattttgttcaaaatttaacagTAAAAGGTATGGGGAAAATCttgattcagaatttttttctccatcaaattggtaaaaaaagcaTACCCCCAACCCCACTTGATGTTAAATTGTCGTTCCCTGACTAGGCCCCcataatttcaaattcattgatCTGTACCGGAAAAATGTACCATTATAGAAACCCCTCGTGAGTATACAAGTCAAAATTCATTTCAAATCACGGTTTCAAAATGCCGACACCTACAATTGGATATATAGGCGCTTAATGTACAGCGGCAACTATTTCATAAATATGCAGGCTGAAAAGAATgtttattgtatacatttaatttatatgtcTGTCTGTATTTACAAAACCAGAGTTGGATGTTAACgtttactttatttgacttTCAGTGGCGAAGCAAGGCCTTTTATAAGTGTAGTACGAACCTCGACGAGGGGTCTGAATGACCCCTGATGCTCACGGCAGATGACCCCCGTGTAGAGGACGAAACCCCTGGAGCCTCACGTGTTATCTTGAAAAGGATACCATTTATGTACGTCATTCAAAATTCATCATTAGAAACATACttggtcggttgaaaacaaaacttttctaCATAAAAGATGATGTCAGCTTCCCCGGCCagttgtgaactttccatttctatgtagcaacattccaatAGAACCTGCATATTGAACTACTTACATATCTCctagttgatacgatatttccgaACTATTTTCCAGCATGATTTCCTTGAGTGTGGTTGCTTCTTACAAGGAatctattaaatcaagagttccaagtgGTGACGTTGAAAGCCAATGATCCCTTCGAAAATTTCAAGTTGAGATCGCTATCATGAGTTGGTCGACTGTTTCACTGATGACGATTGACATGTTCCATTTTTGTTACCACAATTCCGTTCTCTTTTccttgaatttgacctaccgaattagacttatcacaaagtttttactttacatgagcaacacgacgagtgccacatgtggaacatgGATTGCTTACCCTTCTGGTGCACCTGCAATCAGCCCTGTTTTAGCGtgtcaccagcccagtagtcagcacttcggtgttgacatgaatatcaattatgtggtcatttttataaatttcctgtttacaaaactttgaatttttcgaaaaactaaggattttcttaacccaggcatagattaccttagccgtatttagcacaactttttggaattttggatcctcaatgctcttcaactttgtatttgtttggtttattactattttgatatgagcgtcactgatgagtcttatgtagacgaaacgcgcgtctggcgtactaaattataatcctggtacctttgataacaattaggTGGGATTCGTATTGCCTACTTTTTACTTTTCTATGCTGTCTTTTATGCACTGTTGTTTATCTTTCgtcgttttttttaatcttttgtatatagatataagaagatgtggtatgagtgcaaatgagacaactctccatctaagtcacaatttataaaagtaaccattataggtcaaagtatggtcaacacggagccttggctcacaccgcaaagcaagctataaagggccccaaaaatgactagtataaaaccattcaaatttgaaatggCATTTTCAGTTGATGAGTTTGGATATACCTTTGGTacctttcgcctctcttttaaaGTAtgatttgggattttttttcatgttgatCTCATTGTATTGACTTGAAATCTAATGGTCTTTTGTTatggaaaaaaatgtctcagtgatattgtttgcctttattaaagtcataaaaaaCGAGTGACcgttgaaaaataatgttcttccaattcttgaaccaatgcatacaaacatcataaacttagtcttctgtgctcgaatttatcatttttttcgtgtaaatttcgtataatcgtcaatttttttttcaatcggtcagttttgttgtgaaaatatggcaggtaattaaactTCGTGTTTTgtagccgaagtttaacgattgtcacctgtttgtcaacaattgacgaaaaataaacaaaaaagcatggaaattgagcacatgtttaacatgtaaattcagataatagtttattctaaggacatccatgcgtattgtggtcaccggatttttacgagatgggtcacactgaggtcaccttgcatacgcaaaatatgtcgggggaattgcttgctggaaggaagcaattcaaataaagtaaacttcttctaaatatgaataaattaaagaattttcttgaaaaaaagtacatgtacataagttttataatgaaaactatccattgagttataaaaaacatatgcattatttttttttgatttgaggtttcttaggACTTTAAATTACCGGAGAATAAAGGCTTTCTCTcctggagaagaatcccaatttgaaaaaaaatgtcttaaaattattcctcaaaaaacaacttttttcccaaacagtgcagtctcaGTAGAAATTATGGatgaatacaaactgaaaaacactaatttaaacatttttcatgccTAAATTGACTATATGTGCAGATTTCAGGGTCTATTTAGTATCATCACTGGCAATAAGGGGTCTTATTTTAAACGAGGGTTACCTATTGAAAGGGTGTCTGCAAATTGAAGTTccagtcaaattcatggtttatcataaatttccatatttgataaaaatgacgcatattttcccaataaaaaagggtagaggtagttttgaaaaaagtcaacaccatcactgtgtctaaaccagTTTCTTAGGAGTATGCTCAAACGATGATGTTAGGTAATTCAATCAATcgaccaaacaaaacaaaacatctttatataaaaaaccatgttctagattttttttttatttcatataattttcacaacttttcatgGGAAAATTTCGTTAATGGACGCATGAAATCACGAATTTTCGTAGATGGTTAGATGTCACACAAAAATGCAAGCCACACTTATTGTATCCCACCAGacaaaaaattactttaaacaATAGTAATCTGATTTGAATATTCACAGAAGATTCCAAGTTTTACAGGTAATGACGAAATATACaatatcaaggatttgtatattgAAACAGTTCCTTTAATATATTTGGATCAATATATTTTCCCCTAAAAAATTCATGTGCACGCCCTGGCGTTTTGACGTTAACGTAGCTACTACCctaactttatttggccttttttaagGCAATATATGGTCGTCATGCTATcgataaaaaatgtaaacaaaacgttaaaaattgcatgcgtccgaagcgcttttctggatcgACCTTTATCAGGAACGCTTAAAGCCGAATATATTTAAAGtccaacaatttataaataccGAAAAACATGAAATAGTTGATAAAAGGTTAAAGATTATCGTTCAACATGTGCATTCAAAGATTTTATCTATCAACATGATTGCAGAAAGTATGAAGTcgtaaagcaaaacaaaacaaaaatcaaatcaaatttgatCGAATACACGTGTTTTGAATCATTTTATTGCTTAAAGTTCAGTGGAAAATATATACATACTCAACCCTACCATACTATTTGGTCAGTTTTCACTGTTACTCCTTAATAATGGGAACTGGGAAACCCAAATAGTTCTGAGTTATTTATCTGAAACGCTAAGCTTATGTTAGAGATTTTTTAAAACGTGTATCAACTTGTTTGAAGCAGgtttaaaaaggtttaaaattattttttactcaATAAATGCAAAACCTTAAAAACTTCAGGATACTGTTATCACAACTGATGtccaatttattttaaaaaatcatttattttgcaattaaaaatgttttgatatatttcttGCTTTTTTATTCCTAACTAAGAATGATCTTAATCAGAgccagtttttttgttttaaaatgaattttccgcttttgagaaatatttattttgttatccaATTTCCACCGCTTACAACTGTGcctttggttttattttatacatttacttTAAAGTAACGGTAACTGTTCATTTCATTATCATTTCTTTTCGTTTTCGTTCGTTTCGTTCCGCTTTTATTCCGTTTCGCACTTTAAGGTACTCCTCTTTTCGCCAGTTttctgtttttgatattttaatcaaaaataaaaaaatcaaactttaaagCGAAATAATCAAAACTGCACGGTAAGTTTAGCACTTTTAAGTTTGATCAAATATCTTAACTTAgtcttttaaatttagaaatgatatttagaatttcaaaatttaattatttagtgaaaatttcaaaatttcaaaaatatttaaaaacgatttttggaatttcaaaatattaattatttagtgaaaatttcaaaatttcaaaactaaaaaaaaccattggaattttgataatttaaaacaatgataaaaatattttttttattattgataagtgttacacggaccatAATGGTTTTACTGCAAATGgaaaaatgttcttttaaaaataggGTCATTCATGTAAGTGAAAATCAAATACTTTCTGAAAATAAACCCGACTGATTATTGCTCTAGGGGAGGAATAAATTACTGAAGAATATCTTAATTCTATGAAACTGATAAGGATAAGCCTGGACATAATATGTTGACTACATGATTAAGTAAAGTAGAAATTGCAAATTACCGCATGAAAGATTAATCTTTATTATATCTcagttatcattttctatataaaataagtacacaatatttgtatttattgtattaaTCATAGATAAACCACTTATATCACTCGGCCACGAAGGCTCACTCAATCAATTGGATCGAATCAAGACTCACCTATAATCAACATCAGTTTCAAAGCAAACAAAGCAAAACAATAGCTTATTTAATAATGCAACTACAAGGAATATATAAAACGtgtatcttgaatattattaagtATACAACAAAAGTACATAACTATATCTAAAAGTACATggtaatatattgatataaggTTGTTCGGTTCTTTCATTCctgaatttttgccagatactttgaatcctctggttttattcaTGTAGTGCCATTAACAAATTGTCCACGCAACccttacttttctttttataattttattactagTACATATAGTTTAATATGGTTattatctcgaaaacaagcacatggaCCCTTcatatttttctgttatttgttagaactttactttatttatatactatcaatttataacagtcttttaaaaagcttgttattttgaaacagagCAGCGAACATCCATAAATGGACAGATTTATCCGAACAAACCTAGAATGTAACAAACTCCATCGTAAATAAGTTTACACACACGCCTAAACATTGAGGTTTTCCCTTTGATAAAACGATTGTCGGTATTAGCAATCTCGTTAATAATGTTGTCCGCTTTAGTCGGGTTGAACAGGCAGTTTTTCACTGTGTTTCCATTTTGATCTGTAAAATCTGCAAAAAGTGTAGATGAGGTGGTTTGTAAAAAATTCTGTATTGTGTAAATAAAAACTGAGGAATTAGCTTTGTTTTCACCTATAAATCCCGCGGACCATCCTTCTTTACGGAGGTCGCCCTTCGCACTTGAGGAATCGCAGCATACAGCTGTCCAGTAGTGACTAGGTATATTAACTCTTTCATTACTGATGAACTGATTTTTACTCGGTAGAACGCCAGTAATGAAATAACGTCTTGCTCCTACAAAGTTACAATACTTTTTTGAGATGTTATACAGAGTGGTTTCAAATACATTCCATATACCTTGATTAAATGAGGAGACTTGAGGTGCAATATTGGTTAAAGAATTGGTTGCTTTTCTACTGTCTTCAGTTTCGCAATTGTATAGCTGTGGATTCAAATGTCCCCTATCATAACCGCTACGTGTGTAATCGACATTTACTGCTTGTCTAATCCCGAAAGTTGCTATATCGTTGTTTGCCATGCTTATGTCTACCATACTTGGATCATTTTCGTTGGATAGTTGAGGCTCAACAAACCAACCTCCAATGCGTCTGCCGCGCCTATCAAAGGATAATGTGTTTGCGCTATAGTACGGAATTCTGTTAGTTGTGTCATATTCAGTAGCGTAATAATATTGGTTTCCGAGTCGTTGACAGATTTGGGTTGAACCGACCAGTCCTTTCAATGTTGGTGCAGTATTCTGGTAGAAAAATCTATCTTTACATCTTGTAAAATTTGGAGATACTTCTGATTTCACAAAATTAAAGGATAGAATAATCACAACGAATCCAAATATATGTATCATTGTGTACAATATAAAGCCCGCCTGAAAAAGAACCCGCCAATaagaatatttgatattttgaacattgatacataaaatacaataaatcaatatctatttatattattattttaatttaatcttCAGTACTTTTTACACAGTCAACtgttttgttggttttgtttaaaaaaagaagataagtTGGGAATACATCACTTTAACAGTTTCTGCATGTTAAAGACGCAGAGGAAGTGATGCAGGTAATATCTTGAAAGGTAAAATTTTATCTCAGATACTTTCCTCTTTTCACAGCTTCTGTACATTTCACGTTTTGCGATCTGATAAAACGATTACTAATTTaagtatttttctctattttaaaaagttatgttCGCTTGACTGCGTTTCAACAAGAATACTTATtgcataattatttttaacattgtacatgtttgtttctaaatttggagaaaagtaaatttatttacCTATGATAAACTGTGTCACTTCATTCACTTTGTTTCGCTACGAGGCTAATAATGTGAAGAAAGCaccatatctttttatatattaaccGATAGTCACATGCATAGACTGATGGTTATTAATCTTAATCTGTGGGGGCATTCTGTTGTGAATATTTACGTAGGAAGATAGTTCTACGAACACAAAGGGACTTCGGTGAAGATGGCTTCTTGgaatttaatttcttcaaacagTACGATTTGTACGACAAAATGTGCTCTTCAACCTGATATGATTTAAATATCGGGACACTTCTTACAGTTTGAAGAATACTTGAACCAAATTGATTCTTTTGGCTATTTGATCAGGttctttatgtatttttaatatagattttctttagacaaaataatgaatattgtCATTGCCTTTTTCAAGACTGTTTATAattcgttttcatttttagtgtTTTACTCATGCGAGGTTTTCCTAGAATCGTCACCTTTTTTCAAAGAAAGAGTCACATGTGTTAATATAATCTTCTGTCATTGTAATGGTCATAATCATAAATTGACTGTTTgtcaaaacttagaatttttcagaatctaaagaaaTTCTATCCCTGGAATAGATAACCAGAGATGTGTTTAGCAAAACCATTCGGTATTTTGGATCCTCTTTGTTCTCcaacttcttactttatttggccttttcaacttCTTTGGTTGGCGCTCCACCGAGGAGTATTTTGAAACCAAACGCACACCTTGCGTTCAAAAGTCaaatcttggtatctatgatgggtCACTTTGGTGTTCACATAAACAACTTGTATCAATATTATGCTCGTAattataaatcaactgttttAAATACGAAACTCTATTCCGAAATactaatgtttttgttttttttttaccttagtGATAGATAACATGAAGCCGCTTTTGGCAAAACATTTCGGAATCTTGTGATCTCatgctctccaacttcgtactttatttgtcctttaaattttttttcaactgctTTGATAAGATCGTTACTTGTGAGtttgttttatagaaaatcaCGCGTCAGGCGTAcacaattttaatcctggtattttgatgagtttatttggaaCAACTAAGTCGATGCTCATGCTTGTTTTTCCTCAACAAGCGCATCAACAGCCTAGTAGTCATAACATCTATGTTGACATGCATTATCATTGCTTTGGCCATGATTATAAGTTAActgtatacaaaacaaactttaaattttcgAAATTCAAAGGATTTTCCACCACAGGAACTAATGAACTTAGGTGTAAATAGCTCTTTTAAAACTTATGAAGCATAAGTAGGAAAGCGGCATTCATAATACAAAAAAGATGTGTTttcattgccaatgagacttcaacaataagcaaaacccatatcgcatagtcagctataaaaggccccgaaatgacaaatgttaaacaattcaaacgagaaaactaacggcctaatttatgcacaaaaaataaacgaaaaacaaatatgtaacaaatcaacaaacgacaaccactgaattacaggctcctgattagggcaggcacatacatacagaatccTCCGCCTAACccgggacagtggtgtaacagtataacacaaaaacgaactataaaaatcagttgaaaaaggcttaactcatcagatggatacacataacaatacatctaacaaaacacagagtggacgtggccgggtatatcccaacaacaaaaagacaccaAATACTGAACTGAGAGTATTCaaagttactgacagctagttcaaagccactaacaactaataaaaaaatatattttatgtcttGATGCGAGTATATTTTCCCCATATCCTGACTATACTTCTTTTCATGTGTGTGGCATTGCGGAATGCAAACTCGAACTCGATTTTGTATTTACACTGAGAAACTCGACATGTTCCACTAGTGGAGTAGGCTCAGATATACCTAAACCGGTTTTGTTTGACGGGTTCAGGTTGTTTAATCTTTAGTTTCTCCGTACATTGATTTGTCTGTTATTTTTACTTCATCGATTTTCATTTTGGCCATATGTCATTTTCTTCAACTTGTAGCAGTTGATTGCTCATTAAAGTTTTTCATCGTTCGTATAATTATTCCAAACatcctataaatatatttgttttacttccaagagaaaattaaaagaaCAGCTACAAAAGGAAATGAGAGGGTGGACATGAATTAACagaaaatttcttcttttaagaAAAGGATGTAAATACAATAAAGCCATCACGATATTATTATGCGACAAACATGAAAAAgtaattattttaactttttaaaacataatatatgtatatgtatgtcgATAACCACAGGGTCATGACAGATAAtgtgcaaaatatttaaaagagtGTCGTTATGTAACTTTCATACAGGATACAACATCccataaactgttatcacagagatatgtctcgcctttttgtaaGTTTTATTATGCAAATCtagaaattaaaatagcaatacttaAGCATGTTACATAAGTTATGCagatattcaaagtcaatgaaccatcaCTGAGGgacatggctaaacaatctccatgtAAATGAGATGGGCCTATGATGATACAACTGgataccaaataccattgacttattATAAGTCGTGCCCTTTAAAGAAACTTAAACACAGACAATATTAGCGTAATGttaagtttcaaagtcaatgaacaaGATGAACCTGAAAAGGTTGTGGGGCTATATTATCTCCATGGAATCGATACTTGCAAATGGTACTAAATATGCATACAAAATTTCATTGACTTAACATTAGTTTAACAGTTCATGTTAAGCTGatataatcacaaactaatacaggTAAACTCAGCAAACGTTACTAAGTCGATAGACCCTGACTGAGAGGTaggggccaaataatctccatggaaatgagatgtgctaatGGTTATACAACTGACTATCAATTAACTTTGGTCTTccactaaaaagtaaaatcactaggtacaggcattttcaaatgtagaaaatggtggattgaacctggttttatagcgctaaacctctcacttgtatgacagtcgcatctaATTCCAAATGTTTCCCCTTGAACAAATCAAAAACTAATACATGTTAATTTAGCAAAATTAGCAAAGTCAATAAACCATGACTAAGGAGATGGAGCTAAATAATCTTCATGGAAATAATATATGCCATTACTTATACAAATGCATACCAACTATCACTGAtctaccactagtggttcctcTTAAACTGACTTAATcacaaacttatacatgtaaaaaaagtttCAGTCAAAAGACCATGATTGAGTTATCATAACAACATACTTTTCATGTAAATGAGAGGGCcgatgctaatacaactgcataccaactATGAATGACCTACCACTTGTGGTTCACCATAACTATACGTTGTCAC from Mytilus trossulus isolate FHL-02 chromosome 8, PNRI_Mtr1.1.1.hap1, whole genome shotgun sequence includes the following:
- the LOC134681809 gene encoding endonuclease domain-containing 1 protein-like: MIHIFGFVVIILSFNFVKSEVSPNFTRCKDRFFYQNTAPTLKGLVGSTQICQRLGNQYYYATEYDTTNRIPYYSANTLSFDRRGRRIGGWFVEPQLSNENDPSMVDISMANNDIATFGIRQAVNVDYTRSGYDRGHLNPQLYNCETEDSRKATNSLTNIAPQVSSFNQGIWNVFETTLYNISKKYCNFVGARRYFITGVLPSKNQFISNERVNIPSHYWTAVCCDSSSAKGDLRKEGWSAGFIGENKANSSVFIYTIQNFLQTTSSTLFADFTDQNGNTVKNCLFNPTKADNIINEIANTDNRFIKGKTSMFRRVCKLIYDGVCYILGLFG